From the Debaryomyces hansenii CBS767 chromosome F complete sequence genome, the window TAAATGGTTTATAATTGGCTGAGTCAACACAGGAAGTAATGCCAATATGGTTAAATAGCAGTCATTTTGAGTTTGAACAAATCTTCGTTTTATTTGCTCCTTAACAAACAATTCTTGTCTCAACGAGTTTTGGAAGTTCTTTAActtcttgataataaattgattaacCAAAAAGTATGCCGAGAACGTCAAAGTTGCTGTCACtatcaacttcttcttatGGCGTCTCAAAAAGCTATTCAAACTCGAGAAGATAGGCATGCTTAGTAGTTTTGCTTGTTTAGAGAATTTAAATACGTTGGAAGTCCTTATTAGTTTTGTATTGATTGACATCGACCGAGGGAACAAGGTTCATATGATTAGTGGGGcaaaattacacaaaagTGACTTACCAGACTAAGGCTAATAAATAGGTACTTAAATAGTATATGATCAGATGGTTCTgtttgttgttgaagaGTTTGACGAATGATATTAGTCTTTGGGTTTTAGAACTTAATTGCGAATGACAATCCCAGTACTTATAGCTATATGACGGtggaaataatattgaataatgatgataataagatTATTGCATGCTTATAATGTTATATAAAGATCATCTTGTAACCCTTTGTGTATGACTGAGACTGGGTATCGTATTAAAGTAGAACATACAGTAGTTTTGACGGCTTCTATCTCGGAAGCGATTGCCTCGTTTACACCCATTTTGCAACAATTGTTTGAGGGACCCTTCAACAATGGACATGAATCAAGATCAACAAGATATTATCacgttcttcttcttcttatatCGTTCTAACATTGTCTCCGTATAATATGTATTGGACTCATTTAATGGCTCCTGTTCTTGCATGAATGATTgtaaatcttgaaaattattcaatcaattatttgaattgagAAATTATATTACATGAGAAGTTTCAATTGTAGTTATTGATTCGATTAGTTCTTAAAATTAGCCACTGTAATTAGTACTATCATAAATGCGAGGTAACATCATTGAAGtaaacaataaatatggCCTAATCTACACGATACGGAGATAGCATACTAACGTAATCCTACATATATGCAATTATAGCCAGTCCACCACTGAATACCCAGTATGTGCAAATAACGAGGAACGGAATATTCATCAGGGCAGTCTTCAACTCGAGTGCTTCAGTGCTATAATATGATGTTTGCGAAACCTACTAAAGCCAAATGCAAGATTGTAGTATGATGTTTGCGAAACCTACTAAAGCCAAGTGCAAGATTGTAGACATTAAGTCAAATCATTTGATCATAGCACTCATACCTATATTTCTAGTACAAAGCTATCGGTTATTTGGTTTTTCTTGATCCGATTTGGtttcttcaacaatataatTCTTATCGGCagatttttcttgaaatccCCTAGGTTCGCGGGTTTTGAAGTTTCAGGAAGAACACGGACTTAAATACCCAGTCTATTAATACACTAAGAAGATACTACAGTAGTTGCCATTGATTTTTATGGTCAAGCTTAGAAGCAAGAAATCATCGAAAGATGATTTTCCCAGGAAGgaacaaagaagaaaggaTACTTCTGTTACAAGAGCTTCGAGAGCTAGATCTACATCAGCTTCAGCGAACAGAACAAGTTCGTATACTCCTACGGGAAGAGCTCGGGCAGACTCATTAGTATCTATTCCACATTCACATTCTACATCATTAGCATCATCGCATAATATCCCCATAGAAATCACTCCATCACGTCATGAACTGGAACATTCCGAATTAGAGGCCAGAACATCCGTAGCAACTAATGAAAGAAGCGTATCCAACTTGCCGGAGGAAAACCATCATTCCCACAATGATTCTAATGGAATATTGTCATCCATATTCAATGCGGCACACAATGCAGCCAATATGATTGGTTCATCAATTGATAACAAACCTCCAAAGACAAACGAATTGACAATTGATGAAGGCGACGAGAAAAATACATCGTTCAGTCATAAGTTGGAttttttattgaaaccTGCAGCATTTGGTAAGAATacttcgtcttcttctatATCAAAATCGAAATCATCGAAAAGTGATTCGCAAACTGATCTTGATAACCCCAGAGATTCTGAAGAAGTACCTAACCACACTTCTAATTCGCTTTCCAATGTTCATTTTGAAACCGTGAGAGATTCACCTATAACTACTTTAGGAACTGGGAATTTGAAGTTAGATGATTTTGACGATGGTCCATCTGCAAAAAAGGCGACAACTCCATCACAATCTAATGAAAACCTTATTCCACAAGAGGTAAAGAGAAATCAGTCGTCAGACATTGTCAATAGAGAAATCCCCTTATCTAATCAATTAGCTATAAGtggtaataatgaaaataagaagGTTCGCAGAAAATCTATTAGCAATGGCACCAGCCTAGAAAGAGTAAAATCTCCTGGGAATAAAACGAAAAGTACTGATGTTGAAGATTCTGATGATAATCCTAATGATTCTGAAAGTGATGATAATGGATCTGTCAATTCAGAAGAGGATTTGGATGAGTTACTCGATACATCGGCAATAAGGCCTGCTGGTGAAAAAAGGAATAAGGAATTTcaccaaatatttaagCGTATACCGCCTAAcgaaaaattaattgatgagTTCGGCTGCGCTTTGTCAAAAGATATATTAGTTCAGGGCAGGATGTATTTGTCAGAACATTATATCTGTTTTAATTCGAATATTCTAGGATGGGTTACAAACATCATAATCCCATTGCAAGAAGtcattcaaattgaaaaaaaatccACGGCTGTATTATTTCCAAACGGTATGATCATTAGGACTTTATATCATAAATATGTCTTTGCAACTTTCTTATCAAGAGACTCAACATTTGCCTTGATAACTAACGTTTGGCATGGAGTATTATTAGGCGACAGTGGTGAGTCTAATAGCATTACggataaaaagaaaaatgataaaattgattcaagCGAGAGTATGGGAAACGACGAGGACTCATTACCTAATGGATCGCGTATGAAAAATGGTGGAATTAGTGGGGAtaacgatgatgatgattcgAGCATTGTTGTTTCTCAAAGCGAAGCTAGTTCCTTAGATAATTTCCTAGCTAACAGAACTGATGGagatgatattgaagtaGTCAACTCGAACTCCCCGGGCGATGGTAATAATGGGGAACAAGCTGATGGCAATAGATCATCTGATGGTTTCCATGGCCTACCAGTGGTAGGACCAATGACACACACGCCAACTGATATAGACTACTCAAAAGGATCTGATGAAACATTTATATCAGACGACGTCATCAAAGCACCTTTAGGcgtaatatttttaatcttGTTTGGTTCAGATAATTCGAACTTtataaagatattgaaggaCCAAAAGAATTACGATATAAGTGATGACGATATTACTGAATTATCAACGGATTCTAAGGAGAGAAACTACACATATACTAAGCCTTTGAACGGACCAATTGGACCCAAAAAAACGAAATGTGTAATTAAAGATAGGTTGATCGAATTTGACACAGATAAGTATATTCTTGTTGAACAAATTACCACTACTCCCGATGTGCCCAGTGGTAACTCCTTTCAAGTtaaaaccaaaattttcCTTAGCTGGGCTGAGAATAATTCCACCAGAATATATAGTGTGACGGTGGTCGAGTGGAGCGGTAGATCGTGGATCAAGGGAGCAGTCGAAAAGGGGAGTATTGACGGGCAAAAAGAGTCCATGAAGACCATGATCGACTCGATTAATCTCATCGTAAGATCTGGGGACACTGGCGGAGCAGCCAAGTCggataagaagaagagaaagagaaagaagtCTGAAACTATCCGCAAGCCTCCCCCTGAGGAGGCTCCTGAACCAGAAAAGACCACTCTTGAGAAATTAGAACTGTTTGTTGAAGCCGTTGGAAAGACTATCAGCATTCCCTATGTCGGAGATCTTGTCTCGGGGATCATTATCCTCTCCATCGGGCTTCTTTTTTTCGTCGAGGTGTACAACTATCTTTTCCACCACAAGTCCAGAGACCCTTTCAACGCCTCTAATCTACAAATCATTTCACAAGACTCGGTAGTGtctaaaattaaaatcaacGATGACAAGTATTTCGTTATTCCTTCGGTCGAATCTCATTTCCAAAACAAACAATCCAAATTACAGAACGAGGTCGCCATTTGGAAGTGGGTCAATGATAAAAGCGATGGAGCCCTTAACATATTCAGCCAAGAAGCACCCGAACATAATCTACAACGGTATTCAAACCAGGAGATCAAAGAGATCGTCAAAATAGTACAAGTCAAgcttgatgaaattaaaaatagaATGGATTCTGAAAATATAtagattcaaaatatacATACGAGCacattatttctatttcaaCATATTGAAATCGGTATTATTTCCTATTAGGATTGGATATCATATACCTTCTATTATCATCCATGCTTACATAAAgcatttaataaaaaagtTTTTGTGTGCGAAAGCTAAGCgacaatttcttttcataAACGGTTTTATAGTACTTGTAACAAGTTATTAACGTTATCTTACATTTCCTaaagatatataaataatatactaATCCATCTTCTTGTCTATACATAGAAATACTGTGGAATTGTTTTTAGAGTTGAGTTTAGGTCAAGAAATTACTAGCAAGATGTTTAAGTCAGTAACTGCAACAGATCTACCAAGCAATGCCCCTCAATCATCACCAGCATCTTCAGTGgtgaataataattcgtcaaataataacaatagCACATCAACTACCACCAGAGCACCAGCAGCTACAAATACCGATCTGAATGTCCAACAACGGGTGGTACTAAAGGAACAACGGTTAGAAGATATCAAAAACCAGTGTTCCGCTCTCATCAGCGAGTTAGAGTAAGTAAATTTTTGAGATGCAGAAAAATTGCAAACAGACATACTAACATATTCCAGCACAAACCAGGATCCAGAAGCTATAGTGAAGAAGCACATTTCGCAATTAAAGAAGTACAATGAGTTAAAAGATATTGCTCTTGGGTTGGTTACCATGATCGCTGACCAGAGACAGCTCAGAACCACCGACATCttagaagaaatgaagGTTGAACTAGCGGATGAATAGAGGTCTGTATCATACACTGATCCCATATGTATGGCAACACTACAGTAAATACACTGTTAGAAATGATTTGCTATctttatttgcatttgTATACTATAAGAAGCTCGTTGTTTTTCGAGCTTTTCATTTCCATTATCATTTTATTCTTATGTTTTACATATTCCATACTTACATTTTTTCCAGCTGCTGCTTATTGGAATGATTTTACTGGCTCAATACTCCAATTACAGTAAATCTACTGTCAACTGATTAATGTTTCATACATGTCATTCATAAGAATAGAATACataaatctttcaaaattaatggTCATATTTTGTGTGCTTACTCTGATTCACATGTCACTATTTTACactttcttgaaaaattgatttctaTATACTAAATGCCATGCGCTACTCGATATACTCCTATATCGACTTaatcatataatttaatactaaattttttaaGTCAATGTAAATTTGCTATTCTCGCCGATTGACGTTGCAACCGATTTCAGAACAATAGCTCGATATTCCAACCGTTTACCAAATCGAGAATATC encodes:
- a CDS encoding DEHA2F26048p (weakly similar to uniprot|Q06681 Saccharomyces cerevisiae YDR326C Hypothetical ORF); translated protein: MVKLRSKKSSKDDFPRKEQRRKDTSVTRASRARSTSASANRTSSYTPTGRARADSLVSIPHSHSTSLASSHNIPIEITPSRHESEHSELEARTSVATNERSVSNLPEENHHSHNDSNGILSSIFNAAHNAANMIGSSIDNKPPKTNELTIDEGDEKNTSFSHKLDFLLKPAAFGKNTSSSSISKSKSSKSDSQTDLDNPRDSEEVPNHTSNSLSNVHFETVRDSPITTLGTGNLKLDDFDDGPSAKKATTPSQSNENLIPQEVKRNQSSDIVNREIPLSNQLAISGNNENKKVRRKSISNGTSLERVKSPGNKTKSTDVEDSDDNPNDSESDDNGSVNSEEDLDELLDTSAIRPAGEKRNKEFHQIFKRIPPNEKLIDEFGCALSKDILVQGRMYLSEHYICFNSNILGWVTNIIIPLQEVIQIEKKSTAVLFPNGMIIRTLYHKYVFATFLSRDSTFALITNVWHGVLLGDSGESNSITDKKKNDKIDSSESMGNDEDSLPNGSRMKNGGISGDNDDDDSSIVVSQSEASSLDNFLANRTDGDDIEVVNSNSPGDGNNGEQADGNRSSDGFHGLPVVGPMTHTPTDIDYSKGSDETFISDDVIKAPLGVIFLILFGSDNSNFIKILKDQKNYDISDDDITELSTDSKERNYTYTKPLNGPIGPKKTKCVIKDRLIEFDTDKYILVEQITTTPDVPSGNSFQVKTKIFLSWAENNSTRIYSVTVVEWSGRSWIKGAVEKGSIDGQKESMKTMIDSINLIVRSGDTGGAAKSDKKKRKRKKSETIRKPPPEEAPEPEKTTLEKLESFVEAVGKTISIPYVGDLVSGIIILSIGLLFFVEVYNYLFHHKSRDPFNASNLQIISQDSVVSKIKINDDKYFVIPSVESHFQNKQSKLQNEVAIWKWVNDKSDGALNIFSQEAPEHNLQRYSNQEIKEIVKIVQVKLDEIKNRMDSENI